A stretch of the Bacteroidota bacterium genome encodes the following:
- a CDS encoding sulfotransferase — MKVCIIGSARSGTTAIYALLQKILIDKYNEVDFVYEPFLWDINSFNDFYENVKGNFKYTDSISHEGIASHLALPLFIKNTENIDDSFLHKIFNPIQKDNAKLIKIIRGNGRYGIFRKYDPDCKFIYIIRNPLDSVNSLKDKFSYYGGEFHKDDYKRFREGVLKYFNEELPIKKESGFKSELLWWYYINLFALESF, encoded by the coding sequence ATGAAAGTTTGTATAATTGGATCAGCCCGTTCAGGAACTACAGCAATCTATGCATTATTGCAAAAAATTCTTATCGATAAGTACAATGAAGTTGATTTTGTATATGAACCTTTTCTTTGGGATATAAATTCATTTAATGATTTTTATGAAAATGTGAAAGGTAATTTTAAATATACTGACTCAATCAGTCATGAAGGAATCGCATCTCATTTGGCACTTCCATTATTTATTAAAAATACAGAAAACATAGATGATTCGTTTCTTCACAAAATTTTTAACCCAATACAGAAGGATAATGCCAAATTAATTAAAATTATTAGAGGGAACGGTCGATATGGAATTTTTAGAAAATACGATCCCGATTGTAAGTTCATATATATCATTCGAAATCCTCTTGATAGTGTAAATTCATTGAAGGACAAGTTCTCATATTATGGTGGTGAGTTTCATAAGGACGATTATAAAAGGTTCAGAGAAGGTGTGCTTAAATATTTTAACGAAGAATTACCGATAAAAAAAGAAAGTGGATTTAAAAGTGAATTACTATGGTGGTATTATATTAATTTGTTTGCATTGGAGTCCTTTG